A single region of the Chryseobacterium culicis genome encodes:
- a CDS encoding YegP family protein: MGKFIISKRTNGDFQFNLKAGNGQVILTSQGYSTKPSCENGIGTVKTNSQEDAKFERNTANDGRCYFNLKAGNGQIIGTSQMYESDNGMENGIESVKNNAPHAHIEDETII; encoded by the coding sequence ATGGGAAAATTTATTATCTCTAAAAGAACAAACGGAGACTTTCAGTTTAACCTCAAGGCGGGAAACGGACAGGTAATTTTAACCAGTCAGGGATACAGTACCAAGCCATCCTGCGAAAACGGAATCGGGACTGTAAAAACCAACTCACAGGAAGATGCCAAATTTGAAAGAAATACAGCCAATGATGGCCGATGTTATTTCAACCTTAAAGCCGGAAACGGACAGATCATAGGAACCAGCCAAATGTATGAATCTGACAACGGCATGGAAAATGGAATCGAATCTGTAAAAAACAATGCGCCACATGCTCATATAGAGGATGAAACCATCATCTAA